The Pygocentrus nattereri isolate fPygNat1 chromosome 2, fPygNat1.pri, whole genome shotgun sequence genome has a window encoding:
- the LOC108436134 gene encoding delta-type opioid receptor-like, giving the protein MDSNLVEILKGDKCLPPNDCEFNSSLSGDPEPRNMTPSPGWTPEPEPLSPLSPAITAVYSVVFVVGLVGNCLVMFVIIRYTKMKTATNIYIFNLALADALVTTTMPFQSTDYLLNTWPFGEIVCKVFISIDYYNMFTSIFTLTMMSVDRYVAVCHPVKALDFRTPLMAKCINVGIWVLSSAAGVPAMVLGGTQTNNGTTECALQFPDPYEYWDTLMKICVFVFAFIVPVLIISVCYSLMLLRLRSVRLLSGSREKDRNLRRITRLVLVVVAAFIICWTPIHIFILLKAIVAIPETTTVMAAYFLCVALGYTNSSLNPILYAFLDENFKRCFKDFCLPARGKADRGLGGSRGGRIAGRQLPQAEESPPRTAKPA; this is encoded by the exons ATGGATTCAAACCTGGTGGAAATACTTAAGGGAGACAAGTGCCTTCCCCCAAATGACTGTGAGTTTAACTCTTCCCTGTCTGGAGACCCTGAGCCCCGGAACATGACCCCCAGCCCTGGATGGACCCCAGAGCCGGAGCCCCTGTCCCCCCTCAGTCCGGCTATCACAGCCGTCTACTCGGTGGTGTTTGTGGTGGGACTGGTGGGAAACTGTCTTGTCATGTTCGTCATTATCAG ATACACCAAAATGAAGACTGCAACCAACATCTACATCTTCAACCTGGCTTTAGCTGATGCTCTGGTTACCACCACAATGCCATTCCAAAGCACAGACTACCTGTTGAACACCTGGCCATTTGGTGAAATTGTTTGCAAAGTCTTCATTTCCATTGACTATTACAACATGTTTACCAGCATTTTCACATTAACCATGATGAGTGTGGATCGTTATGTGGCCGTGTGCCATCCTGTCAAGGCACTGGACTTCCGTACACCACTCATGGCTAAATGCATCAATGTGGGCATCTGGGTTTTGTCTTCAGCTGCAGGAGTGCCAGCCATGGTGCTAGGGGGCACACAGACCAATAATG gcACCACAGAATGTGCGCTGCAGTTTCCTGACCCATATGAATACTGGGACACCTTGATGAAAATCTGCGTCTTTGTCTTTGCGTTCATTGTCCCCGTCCTCATCATTAGCGTCTGTTACTCCCTCATGCTGCTGAGGCTCCGCAGTGTCCGCTTACTCTCCGGTTCTCGCGAGAAAGACCGCAACCTTCGCCGAATCACCCGCTTGGTCTTGGTGGTTGTGGCAGCTTTCATCATCTGCTGGACTCCCATTCATATCTTTATTCTGCTCAAAGCCATAGTGGCAATTCCTGAGACCACAACAGTGATGGCTGCATACTTTCTGTGCGTTGCTCTTGGATACACCAACAGCAGCCTCAATCCTATCCTCTATGCCTTTCTGGATGAGAATTTCAAGCGATGCTTTAAGGACTTCTGTCTGCCGGCAAGGGGAAAGGCGGATAGAGGGCTGGGAGGTAGCAGAGGAGGGAGAATTGCAGGCAGACAGCTCCCTCAGGCTGAAGAGAGCCCCCCGCGGACTGCAAAGCCGGCATGA